The Deltaproteobacteria bacterium nucleotide sequence ATACAAACGCTGGGCCGACAAGAGCCACCGGCCCCAGCTCGATACCGTCAAGACCACCCTCGAAGCGATCAAGAAAACCACGCCAAAAGCCGCCGGTGCCAACGCCGCGGCGTTTATCGACACCAGCATCGTCGATCAGTTGGTGAAGGAAGGGTATTACAAGTAGATTCGTCTTTCGTCGAGGATCGAAGATGGAGGATAGAGGATCGCGATCTTCGATCTTCCATCCTCTATCATCGGCCTTTTCGCGCCGCGCGATTTGACCGCACGGCAGTCGAGTGTTAGCATCCGCGCAGTTTTATCCAAGGAGAATTAGTTTCGTGAAATTTTATAATTTCGATTTGCTCGCCTATCCCCATGTTCCCACCGATGCGCCGCGCACGCCGGTGCCGAGCAGTTTTTTCGATCCGATCAAAGGTTCCGCCAATTACGCCGAGCATCTCGAAGAGATGACCTACTGCGAAGAACTCGGATTCGACGGCGTGGTCTTCAATGAACATCACTACAGCGCCTACGGCACCATGCCGTCGCCCAACTTGATCGCCGCGGCGCTCAGCCAGAGAACCAAGAAAATCAAAATCGGCGTCCTCGGCAACATCTTGCCGCTGCGCAATCATCCGGTGCGCGTCGCCGAAGAGTACGCCATGATCGATTGTCTGAGCGGCGGCCGGTTGATCGCCGGCTTCGTGCGCGGCATTCCGCCGGAATATATTTGGTACGGCGTTAATCCGGCGGAATCGCGCGGCCGCTTTCAAGAGGCATTCGACTTGATCATGACCGCCTGGACCAAACCGGTGTGGAGCCACGAGGGAGAATTTTTCAAACTGCACGACTGCGCCATCTGGCCGCGCCCCATGCAGCAACCCCATCCGCCGATCTGGATCGCCGCGCGTAGCGCCGAATCGGTCGAGTGGTGCGTCGAGCGCCACCTACCCTGCGCGCAAGTTTATCAAACCACCGGCCAGATCGAAGACACC carries:
- a CDS encoding LLM class flavin-dependent oxidoreductase, producing the protein MKFYNFDLLAYPHVPTDAPRTPVPSSFFDPIKGSANYAEHLEEMTYCEELGFDGVVFNEHHYSAYGTMPSPNLIAAALSQRTKKIKIGVLGNILPLRNHPVRVAEEYAMIDCLSGGRLIAGFVRGIPPEYIWYGVNPAESRGRFQEAFDLIMTAWTKPVWSHEGEFFKLHDCAIWPRPMQQPHPPIWIAARSAESVEWCVERHLPCAQVYQTTGQIEDTFDYYRSKAKESGWDAKPEQFILCRHIYIDDTEQKAQANIEAAMAYFFTVFNRGFNEAINKDAVDKQLQAALTSERSFSYFREGNRERFDFSKMDIDGLIKSGYLIAGNPDSVAKQIQDQMKQVGADHFMGMFHIGNLKHEKVVNSLELFTKEVMPRLR